In Bacteroidota bacterium, a single window of DNA contains:
- a CDS encoding TIGR00282 family metallophosphoesterase, protein MSKTLNIFFVGDIVGQPGLDLAVTLVPNYIKKYNVDLLIINGENTTEGKGIAEEHAKKIFELGAHVITTGNHVWDRWDSRKVLGADRRILRPLNYPRENGGSGYIVVDLGEKGKVGVLNLQGRVYMQPIDDPFKSADWAVAKIHEETKIVFVDFHADATAEKMAMGWHLDGKVTACIGTHTHTPTADGRILPRGTAFQSDVGMTGPYDSVLGMKKEQALKRMTMQTPHKYEVASHDVRLCAVYVQADVETGRALKMESVIFPAFG, encoded by the coding sequence GTGTCGAAAACTCTGAATATCTTCTTTGTTGGCGATATCGTCGGCCAGCCCGGACTTGACCTTGCCGTAACGCTCGTTCCCAACTACATCAAGAAATACAATGTCGATCTGCTCATCATCAACGGCGAGAACACCACGGAAGGCAAGGGTATTGCCGAGGAACATGCGAAGAAGATTTTCGAACTCGGAGCGCATGTCATAACAACAGGCAATCATGTATGGGATCGATGGGACAGCCGGAAGGTTCTCGGTGCCGACCGGCGCATACTTCGCCCGCTGAACTATCCTCGTGAGAACGGCGGCAGCGGGTACATTGTTGTAGATTTGGGCGAGAAAGGGAAAGTCGGCGTTCTGAATCTCCAGGGCAGAGTGTACATGCAACCGATTGACGATCCGTTCAAGTCGGCGGATTGGGCAGTTGCCAAGATTCACGAAGAAACAAAGATTGTGTTCGTGGATTTTCATGCAGACGCGACAGCGGAGAAAATGGCAATGGGCTGGCACCTCGACGGAAAGGTGACCGCCTGCATCGGCACGCACACGCATACGCCAACGGCCGATGGACGAATTCTGCCCAGAGGCACGGCATTCCAATCGGATGTCGGGATGACGGGGCCGTATGATTCTGTTTTGGGGATGAAGAAGGAGCAGGCGCTGAAGCGGATGACAATGCAAACACCCCACAAGTATGAAGTGGCCTCGCATGATGTCCGTTTGTGTGCCGTATATGTGCAGGCCGATGTTGAAACAGGACGGGCTCTGAAAATGGAGAGCGTGATATTTCCTGCATTCGGGTAA